A genomic segment from Gracilinanus agilis isolate LMUSP501 chromosome 1, AgileGrace, whole genome shotgun sequence encodes:
- the TXNDC17 gene encoding thioredoxin domain-containing protein 17 translates to MAPYEEVRVSGFGDFCRAVEERGGKTIFAYFTGSKDADGRSWCPDCVEAEPVVLEALKHIGDDAVFIYCQVGERPYWKDPNNEFKQKLNLTAVPTLLKYGTPQKLVEAECLKASLVEMLFTED, encoded by the exons ATGGCTCCCTACGAGGAAGTGCGCGTGTCGGGCTTCGGCGACTTCTGCCGGGCGGTGGAGGAGCGCGGGGGCAAGACCATCTTCGCCTACTTCACGGGCTCCAAGGATGCGGACGGCCGCAGCTGGTGCCCGGACTGCGTGGAGG CCGAGCCCGTGGTCCTGGAGGCCCTCAAGCACATCGGGGACGACGCGGTGTTCATCTACTGCCAGGTTGGGGAGCGGCCCTA CTGGAAAGATCCCAACAATGAGTTCAAGCAGAAGCTGAACCTGACCGCAGTGCCCACCCTGCTCAAGTACGGGACG CCTCAGAAACTGGTGGAGGCCGAGTGTCTGAAAGCCAGCCTGGTGGAGATGCTATTCACTGAGGACTGA
- the MED31 gene encoding mediator of RNA polymerase II transcription subunit 31, producing MAAAAVAVAMETSDDAGNRLRFQLELEFVQCLANPNYLNFLAQRGYFKDKAFVNYLKYLLYWKEPDYAKYLKYPQCLHMLELLQYEHFRKELVNAQCAKFIDEQQILHWQHYSRKRMRLQQALAEQQPPQPQQGSSGSLSAGK from the exons ATGGCAGCCGCCGCCGTCGCCGTCGCCATGGAGACCTCGG ACGATGCCGGGAACCGGCTGCGCTTCCAGCTGGAGTTAGAGTTCGTGCAGTGCTTGGCCAACCCCAACTACCTGAACT TCCTGGCCCAGAGAGGGTACTTCAAGGATAAGGCCTTCGTCAATTATCTGAAGTACCTGCTTTACTGGAAGGAGCCCGACTACGCCAAGTACCTAAA GTACCCGCAGTGCCTGCACATGCTGGAGCTGCTCCAGTACGAGCATTTCCGCAAGGAGCTGGTGAATGCCCAGTGTGCCAAGTTCATCGACGAGCAGCAGATCCTCCACTGGCAGCACTACTCTCGGAAGAGGATGCGGCTGCAGCAGGCCCTGGCAGAGCAGCAGCcgccccagccccagcagggcagCAGCGGCTCCTTGTCAGCAGGGAAGTGA